In one window of Maribacter sp. BPC-D8 DNA:
- a CDS encoding sialate O-acetylesterase, producing MNLRFILMMLCLVVTTFAKAEITLPKIFSNEMVLQRESDVLLYGWADPNEEFTIYTSWNDETVAVKTGNDAKWELIVKTPQAGGPFQITFKGSKNEITLKDVLVGEVWLCSGQSNMEWSANSKIANRDFEVDNANYPNIRLFTVAKRTAKYPQEDMDGTWVACSPETMQDFSAVAYFFARKVQEELNIPIGLIDNAWGASSAEVWTPASVFKAHPELVEAHKKVEPNKWVTVEKSTLYNGMIAPLTKFKIAGTLWYQGEANTANAESYQDLFSKMITSWRKEWNDDFPFYYVQIAPFKYDQEFAGGMVRDQQRRTLALKNTGMAMTSDICTTENIHPLNKQDVGLRLANIALKNHYGLLADTEVYGPLYESFEVDGNQLKVKFTHADGLYNKGKKITLFEVSNAAGEWFSAKAKLKNNEVIVSSKEVKNPTGVRYAFKSTDISTLFNTAGLPASTFISE from the coding sequence ATGAATTTACGTTTTATCCTGATGATGCTGTGCCTGGTGGTTACCACTTTTGCCAAGGCTGAAATTACACTACCTAAAATATTCTCTAATGAAATGGTTTTGCAACGAGAAAGCGATGTATTGCTTTATGGCTGGGCAGACCCCAATGAAGAGTTTACAATTTATACAAGTTGGAACGATGAGACCGTAGCCGTTAAAACAGGTAATGATGCAAAATGGGAGCTAATTGTAAAAACTCCACAAGCAGGCGGACCGTTTCAAATAACATTTAAGGGTAGTAAAAACGAAATTACCCTGAAAGATGTGTTGGTAGGTGAGGTGTGGCTTTGCTCTGGGCAAAGTAATATGGAGTGGAGTGCAAACAGTAAAATTGCGAATAGAGATTTTGAAGTTGATAATGCTAACTACCCGAATATTCGATTGTTTACGGTTGCAAAAAGAACAGCTAAGTATCCGCAGGAAGATATGGATGGTACATGGGTAGCTTGTTCACCTGAAACCATGCAAGATTTTAGTGCAGTTGCCTATTTTTTTGCAAGAAAGGTTCAAGAAGAATTAAACATTCCGATCGGATTAATAGATAACGCATGGGGAGCATCTAGCGCAGAAGTCTGGACTCCGGCGTCTGTATTTAAGGCACACCCCGAATTGGTCGAAGCGCACAAAAAAGTAGAACCAAATAAATGGGTGACGGTAGAGAAATCTACTTTGTACAATGGTATGATAGCACCTTTGACCAAGTTTAAAATTGCAGGAACACTTTGGTATCAAGGCGAAGCTAATACGGCAAACGCAGAAAGCTACCAAGATCTTTTTAGTAAAATGATTACTTCTTGGCGTAAAGAATGGAATGACGATTTTCCATTTTACTATGTACAAATAGCGCCATTTAAATACGATCAAGAGTTTGCGGGTGGTATGGTACGCGACCAACAACGAAGAACTTTGGCGTTGAAAAATACTGGCATGGCTATGACCAGTGATATTTGTACGACCGAAAATATTCACCCTTTAAACAAACAAGATGTAGGTTTACGATTGGCGAATATTGCACTTAAAAATCACTACGGTTTATTAGCCGATACAGAAGTCTATGGTCCGCTTTACGAATCTTTTGAAGTAGACGGCAATCAGCTAAAAGTGAAGTTCACTCACGCTGACGGATTATATAATAAAGGAAAGAAAATAACACTTTTTGAAGTTTCAAATGCTGCAGGAGAATGGTTTTCTGCGAAGGCAAAACTGAAGAATAATGAAGTAATCGTAAGCTCAAAAGAAGTGAAGAATCCGACAGGGGTTAGATATGCTTTTAAAAGTACAGACATTAGTACTTTGTTCAATACGGCAGGTTTGCCTGCTTCTACTTTTATAAGCGAATAA